The Phormidium ambiguum IAM M-71 genome window below encodes:
- a CDS encoding J domain-containing protein produces MNLADCYKLLGLNTGASREEVKTSYRRLVRKYHPDVNRDDRQAKDKFIAIQEAYEFLMENVKETPVISESTAHQQQNQQKVSTPPKTKVTKSHKVKTIEIQPPLSPEEQKLKWQSYNQLQVLLRDQRYPRAIALVEGLAQRLPEDLEVRQWQAITYQRTGRHFVDRKQLEKARVYLKKALKIDPHNRSLWLEVERDFRRIEQIY; encoded by the coding sequence ATGAATCTGGCAGATTGTTATAAATTATTAGGATTAAATACTGGAGCTTCTAGGGAGGAAGTGAAAACTTCCTATCGTCGTTTGGTAAGAAAATACCATCCTGATGTTAATCGTGACGATCGACAAGCGAAGGATAAGTTTATTGCTATTCAGGAAGCTTACGAGTTTTTGATGGAAAATGTCAAGGAAACGCCAGTTATTTCCGAGTCAACGGCGCATCAACAACAAAATCAACAAAAAGTATCGACACCGCCAAAAACTAAGGTAACGAAGTCTCATAAAGTAAAGACTATTGAAATTCAACCACCGTTGTCGCCAGAGGAACAAAAGTTAAAGTGGCAGTCTTATAATCAATTGCAAGTTTTGCTTAGAGATCAAAGGTATCCTAGAGCGATCGCATTAGTTGAAGGTTTAGCGCAACGTCTCCCAGAAGATTTAGAAGTACGTCAATGGCAAGCAATTACTTATCAGCGTACAGGTCGTCATTTTGTCGATCGTAAACAACTAGAAAAAGCCAGAGTTTACCTCAAAAAAGCCCTAAAAATTGACCCTCACAATCGATCGCTTTGGTTAGAAGTAGAAAGAGACTTCCGCCGCATCGAACAAATCTATTAA
- a CDS encoding four helix bundle protein — translation MGKPEFERLPVYQLSEKLANEIWRLVQDWDDFNKDSLGKQIIISTDCIGANIAAGTVQEQQENQQLVRQARGCLFETIHGLRLAWNRKLITESQAKKIKPIIDELSAKLNAYLKSLGS, via the coding sequence ATGGGAAAACCGGAATTTGAAAGATTGCCAGTTTATCAATTATCGGAAAAATTGGCTAATGAAATTTGGCGATTAGTGCAAGATTGGGATGATTTTAATAAGGATTCTTTAGGTAAGCAAATTATCATTTCGACTGATTGTATAGGTGCTAATATCGCTGCGGGAACTGTGCAAGAACAGCAAGAAAATCAACAGTTGGTGCGGCAAGCTAGGGGTTGTTTATTTGAGACTATTCATGGTCTAAGATTGGCTTGGAATCGGAAGTTAATTACGGAAAGTCAGGCTAAAAAAATTAAGCCGATTATTGATGAATTGTCGGCTAAACTCAATGCTTATTTGAAATCTTTGGGTAGTTGA
- a CDS encoding MoaD/ThiS family protein, which produces MNQTTITVTIKLFAAYQEAYGVPELVREIPSETSVGKVLENIIAEHPELSQWREITRFGVNLQFVEPDTVLQDGDEVVFIPPVSGG; this is translated from the coding sequence ATGAATCAAACTACAATTACTGTCACAATTAAATTGTTTGCGGCTTATCAAGAAGCTTACGGCGTACCAGAATTAGTGAGAGAAATTCCCTCAGAAACTTCTGTGGGCAAAGTATTAGAAAATATTATTGCTGAACATCCAGAACTAAGCCAATGGCGGGAAATTACTCGTTTTGGTGTCAATCTTCAGTTTGTCGAACCAGATACAGTTTTGCAAGACGGCGATGAAGTGGTGTTCATTCCCCCTGTGAGTGGCGGGTGA
- a CDS encoding CHAT domain-containing protein produces the protein MRLTKFGIATVIALLTVVADTSVTFYSLTSLPVPKVLAQTNNSEKKAEADRLLQQGIQQFQNSQFREASQSLQQALTIFREIGDRKGEGAALGTLGLVYNFLGDYREAIDYHQQSLAIAREIGDRQNEAPSLANLGLAYYSLGDYRKAIEYHQQSLTIAREINDRFGEGLVLANLGLAYNSLGDYRKAIEYQQQSLAIVREIGDRQGEAAALGNLGLAYNSVGDYRKAIDYQQQSLAIKREIGDRQGEGNSLGNLGNTYFFLGDYRKAIDYHQQSLAIGREIGNRKSEGVSLGNLGVAYDSLGDYRKAIEYYQQFLVIAREIGDRKSEGNALGNLGVAYHSLGDYPKAIEYHQQSLAIAQEIGDRSGEGNALGNLGLALYKSGNLHQAEKNLFQGIELWESLREKLGDDDANKVSIFEKQAKTYNLLQQVLIAQNKTATALEISERGRGRAFVELLTRRLSNNSQEIISATSLKPTIEQIKQIAKKQNATLVQYSIIFDHFNIQDKQQIKESEIYIWVIKPTGEFNFRKVDLKPLWQQQNTSLLELVVNSRESIGVRGIVTATIAHKPEGNQKQNLRKLHELLIKPIADLLPTDPNNHIIFIPQRELFLVSFVALQNEQSKYLIEKHTILTAPSIQVLELTRSKKVGEQGSRGAEENDKTLIVGNPVMPSVTLKISEPPEQLLPLPAAQQEAIEIAKLFNTKPVIGSQATEATIKSEISQANVIHFATHGLLDYGELQGKYRAGVPGALAFTPDEKEDGLLTSDEILDLKLNASLVVLSACDTGRGKITGDGVIGLSRAFITAGTPSIVVSLWAVPDAPTADLMKEFYQQMKKNPNKAQALRQAMLTVMKTHPRPRDWAAFTLIGEAF, from the coding sequence ATGCGTTTAACAAAATTCGGAATTGCTACGGTTATTGCTTTACTGACTGTTGTTGCAGATACTTCTGTTACTTTCTATTCGTTGACAAGTTTGCCAGTGCCAAAAGTTTTGGCGCAGACGAATAATAGTGAAAAGAAAGCTGAAGCCGATCGACTTTTACAACAGGGAATTCAGCAATTTCAAAACAGTCAATTTCGGGAAGCATCACAATCTTTACAGCAAGCATTAACTATTTTTCGGGAAATTGGCGATCGCAAAGGTGAAGGTGCAGCTTTGGGAACTCTGGGTCTGGTTTACAATTTTCTAGGAGACTACCGCGAAGCAATTGATTACCACCAGCAGAGTTTAGCGATTGCACGGGAAATTGGCGATCGCCAAAATGAAGCACCATCCCTGGCAAATCTCGGACTTGCTTACTATTCCTTGGGAGACTACCGTAAAGCAATTGAGTACCACCAACAGAGTTTAACTATTGCGCGGGAAATAAACGATCGCTTTGGTGAAGGATTAGTACTCGCAAATCTCGGACTTGCTTACAATTCTCTCGGAGACTACCGCAAAGCAATTGAGTACCAGCAGCAGAGCTTAGCTATTGTACGCGAAATTGGCGATCGTCAAGGCGAAGCAGCAGCACTGGGAAATCTTGGTCTTGCTTACAATTCTGTCGGAGACTACCGCAAAGCAATTGATTACCAGCAGCAGAGTTTAGCTATTAAACGTGAAATAGGCGATCGTCAAGGCGAAGGAAATTCTCTGGGAAATCTGGGTAATACTTACTTTTTCCTGGGAGACTACCGCAAAGCAATTGATTACCACCAGCAGAGCTTAGCCATTGGACGCGAAATTGGCAATCGCAAGAGTGAAGGAGTATCACTGGGAAATCTGGGTGTTGCTTACGATTCGCTGGGGGATTACCGTAAAGCGATTGAGTACTACCAACAGTTTTTAGTTATTGCACGCGAAATTGGCGATCGCAAAAGTGAAGGAAATGCGCTGGGAAATCTGGGTGTTGCTTACCATTCTTTAGGAGACTATCCCAAAGCGATTGAGTACCACCAGCAGAGTTTAGCCATTGCACAAGAAATTGGCGATCGTTCTGGTGAAGGAAATGCTCTAGGAAATTTGGGTCTTGCCCTTTATAAATCTGGAAATTTGCACCAAGCAGAAAAAAATTTATTCCAAGGAATTGAACTTTGGGAATCTCTACGCGAGAAATTAGGCGATGACGATGCTAATAAAGTGTCTATTTTTGAGAAACAAGCTAAAACCTACAACCTTTTACAACAAGTCTTAATTGCTCAAAACAAAACAGCAACAGCCTTAGAAATTTCCGAACGAGGTAGAGGCAGAGCTTTTGTTGAATTACTTACCAGACGGCTCTCAAATAACTCGCAAGAAATCATTTCTGCTACATCTTTAAAACCAACAATTGAGCAAATTAAACAAATTGCCAAAAAGCAAAATGCCACTTTGGTACAATACTCGATTATTTTTGATCATTTCAACATTCAAGATAAACAACAAATCAAAGAATCAGAAATCTACATTTGGGTAATCAAACCCACAGGTGAATTCAACTTCCGTAAAGTTGATTTAAAACCTTTATGGCAACAACAAAACACTTCCCTCTTAGAACTTGTTGTTAATAGTCGTGAGTCGATCGGTGTCAGGGGTATAGTTACGGCAACTATCGCCCATAAACCCGAAGGCAACCAAAAACAAAACCTACGAAAACTCCATGAATTACTGATTAAACCAATTGCAGATTTACTTCCAACCGATCCCAATAATCATATTATTTTCATTCCCCAGCGAGAGTTATTCTTAGTTTCCTTTGTCGCCTTACAAAATGAACAAAGCAAATATTTAATTGAAAAACACACAATTCTCACTGCTCCATCAATTCAAGTTTTAGAATTAACCCGCAGCAAAAAAGTAGGGGAGCAAGGGAGCAGAGGGGCAGAGGAGAATGATAAAACTTTAATTGTGGGTAATCCTGTAATGCCTTCTGTAACCTTAAAAATAAGTGAACCACCGGAACAATTATTACCTTTACCTGCGGCACAGCAAGAAGCTATTGAAATTGCTAAATTGTTTAATACTAAACCTGTAATTGGTTCCCAAGCTACAGAAGCAACAATTAAATCTGAAATCTCCCAAGCTAACGTTATTCACTTCGCCACACACGGACTTTTAGATTATGGAGAACTGCAAGGAAAATATCGCGCAGGAGTACCAGGTGCATTAGCTTTTACACCTGACGAAAAAGAAGATGGTTTGCTGACTTCTGATGAAATTCTCGATTTAAAATTGAATGCTTCCTTAGTAGTTTTAAGTGCTTGTGATACTGGGAGAGGAAAAATTACGGGTGATGGGGTAATTGGTTTATCTCGCGCCTTTATTACTGCGGGAACACCCAGCATTGTTGTTTCTTTGTGGGCGGTTCCTGATGCACCAACAGCAGATTTAATGAAGGAATTTTATCAGCAAATGAAGAAGAATCCCAATAAGGCGCAAGCGTTGCGTCAAGCAATGTTAACTGTGATGAAAACTCACCCGCGTCCAAGAGATTGGGCGGCTTTTACTTTAATTGGGGAAGCATTTTAA